The window GAGCCACAGGACGGAGTGGCCACCACGTACTGTCCGGCTCACCACCCTCAATGTCTTCCCGTACAGCGGGTGCCACGGATACTCCACGCGAGCCGACTCGAAACTGTATGCTGAATGACGCTCAATCCCCGCGACGTCCACGGAAGACGTATAAATCGCCGGCATGAGGATCGCGGCCAAGACCTTCCTGGACCTTCAGCGCCAGCGAGTTCATCCCGCAGCGCATGTCGGTGATCCCGCCGGCCAGCCAGACCCGAACGCCCGAGGGGACCGGGATCATGCCGGCCGTCCCGACAGCGCGGCGATCACCGTGCCGACCAGGGCCGGATCGACCGCGCCGGTGATGCGCACGCGCGCCGTCGCGAACTCGACCTCGATGAGGCCGGCTGGTGGGCCCGCGGGCGCCGCCGTCGGCTCCGTCATCTCCTCCGGTGCCGGAGCGTCGGTAGCGACGGTGATCGGCATGAAGGCGGGCAGCCGGGGCTGCTGACCGAAGAACTGGCGGCGCCAGCGGTACAGCAGGCTGACGTCCACGCCCAGGCGCCGGGCGACCTCAGTCGCCTTGACGCCAGGCTGGAACGCCTCTTCGACCAGCCGCAGCTTCTCCTCGTCGCTGAACTGCCGCCGCCGCTCCAGGCCCGTGATCACCTCGACGCGTTGGATAGTCATAGGGTCTGCCATAGGGATAGCCATAGGGACAGACCCCATGATTCAGCTTTCCAGTGCCCTCACAAGGCGGCACTCGGCGGAGGGGTACCTTGAACCCTGGTTCGGTATCGGTTCGCCGGACCACCTCGACGGTGAAGTCGAGGAAGGCTGCTTTGTCCATCAGCTTCTTGCGATCATAGGCGCTGTCGGCGAAGAGATGCTTCATCCACGGCCAACGCTTGCGCATCGTCTCCAAGATTTTCTGGGCTCCGGCGGAGTCGGAAATGTCGGCGGTGGTCAGGTTCACCATCAGCAGGCGGCCGACGGTGTCGACCGCGATGTGCCGTTTGCGCCCGTCGATCTTCTTGCCGGCATCGTAGCCGCGCTCTCTGGCAGCGGGAGCCTTTACCGATTGGCTGTCCACAACCCCGGCACTCGGACTGGCTTCGCGGCCGGCCCGCTCACGGTCGATCATCAACGCCACGTCGTGGATCGTCTGAAACAGCAAGCGCCGCAGGAGATGCCGGAACCACCAATACACCGTCTGCCACGGTGGGAAGTCCTTTGTTAAAAGCCGCCAGCCACAGCCCGTCCGGCCAAGTAGCGTAAGGCGTTCAAGATTTCCCGAAGGTCCACAGACCTCGGACGGCCGGTGTCGGCTTTCTGCGGCATCAGCGGTTCAATCAGAGACCACTCCTCATCGGGTCAGGTCCGTCGAATACCGCTTCGTCTTCTTCTCAATCCTGGCCATTCGGCTGCGCGTCGCTTCGGTCCACATTCGAAGTTTGAATCATATCACGCCGTTACAGCCAACCCTTTTCAAACGGGCTCTAACTAGCAAGGAGAGCATGAAAACGGCAAGGCTGGCTCCGACTGAGCTGGAAATATCTTTCCCTGAGATATGGCTGATGATCAAATGGAGTAGGAAGCCATCCTGAAACGGGAGGCTGAACAATGCCCCGTGCGGTCGCTGTATCGACATCTGGACAATTTGGGCTGAAACGATCCGGGTGAAGGAAGGAAGTGGATGGTAAGCTCTATGCTCGACTGGAAACTGATGGCGTTGGGCCCGGAACAGCCGATCTTGGACGCTTTGCGTCGGTTTGAGGACAACCATGAGCAGATTTGTCTGGTCGTCGATCCTGACGACCGGCTGCTGGGAACCATCACGGAGGGTGATGTCCGTCGGGCGCTTCTCGGCAATCTGACTTTGCAGAGCCCGGTGCAAGCCATTATGACCAAGCACCCTATCCAGGTTCGTTCCGGGACCTCTGCTCCGGCGATGCTCCGACTGATGCGCCATCATGTGATCCGCTATATTCCGGTTGTGGACGAGCATGGCCGGGTTCAGGCCCTGCAGGGATTGCAGGATCTGATTATGCCTACGCGTGACAACAGTGTCGTGTTGATGGCTGGGGGCGAGGGCCGCCGTCTGCGGCCTTTGACCGAAACCTGCCCCAAGCCGATGGTCCGCATCGGCACCAAGCCAATTCTCGAATTGATACTTCAGGAGTTCATTGATCAGGGGTTTCATAAATTTTATATCTCCATTAACTACCTTGGAGATAAGATAAAGCAGTATTTCGGAGATGGTTCTTTTTGGAATGTTGAAATCAATTATTTAAAAGAAAACGATAAAATGGGGACTGCTGGCGCCCTTTCTCTTCTTCCTGAGAGACCGCGGCAACCTATTATCGTAATGAATGGGGATTTGTTGACGAGAGTAAACTTTCAGGAACTGCTTGATCATCATGAAGTTGCTGGCAATGCTATAACTTTGGGGATTCGTGATTATGCGGTAGAGATACCTTACGGCGTTGTCATTTTGGACAACCAGCGTGTGACGGGGTTGATGGAGAAGCCTACTCATCGGTATTCCATCAATTGCGGCGTGTATGCGCTGGATCCACGCTGTCTGGAGCTGGTGCCTCGCCACATGTCCACAGACATGCCGAAGCTGATGCAGGATGCCATTGACGCCGGCTGGTCTGTCGGGGGATTTCCAATCGATGAATATTGGATCGACATAGGCCGAATGTCCGATCTCGAGCGCGCCAACCGAGAGTACATGCAACTGTTCCCCCAGCCCGGACACACATCCCAGACGCTGTCCGCCGATACTCCCTGAACCAGGAGTCGCACGTGTTCCGTTATCCTGCCTACCAAGCCATCGACCTTGACGCTTTTCGGCCCGATCATCCGGAGCCTCCAGCGCTTTATGGCTTGCCGAAGACGGTTCTTTTCTGCCGGTCCTGTGTCATTTCCAACCAGCGCCCCAATTCCGCGGTCGAATATCGACATACCCGGCAGAGCACCAAGGCAACCATCCATTTCAGCGAGGATGGGCTTTGCGATGCCTGCCGCCAAGCGGAACGCAAGCGTATGGAAATCGATTGGAACGCGCGTGACCGTGAACTGCGGGAATTGTGTGACCGTTTCCGGCGCAACGACGGGCGTTATGATTGCTTGGTTCCCGGTTCCGGCGGGAAGGATAGCTTTTATGCAGCGCATATTCTTAAGCACCGTTACGGTATGAAGCCTCTTACCGTGACGTGGGCCCCCCATGTCTATACGGAGTGGGGCTGGCAGAATTTCCAGGCCTGGATCGGAGCGGGGTTCGACAATTATCTGGCCACGCCCAGTGGACGCACTCATCGTCTGCTGACCAGGCTCGCGGTGGAAAATCTTTTCCATCCTTTCCAGCCTTTTATGATCGGCCAGAAGGCTTTGGCTCCGCGTATGGCAGCGCTCATGAACATTCCGCTGGTCTTCTATGGTGAAAACGAAGCCGAGTACGGCAATCCCATCCAAGATGCCGAACGAGCGGAGCGGGACTGGCAATATTTCGCATTGTCTGACCCGGATCAGGTGCATCTGAGCGGAGTGTCCGTGCGCGAACTGACGGAGGAGTATGGTATCGACCGTAGCGACATGCAGATCTACATGCCATGCGATCCTCAGATGCTTTCCGACCAGAATGTCCAGGTGCATTATCTTGGATATTACCTGAAATGGCATCCGCAGAGCTGCTACTATTACGCCGTGGAACATGGAAATTTCCAGGCTTCTCCCGAACGTACTCCTGGCACATATAGCAAATACAACAGCATCGACGATCGGATCGACGATCTGCATTACTATACGACCTTTATCAAATTTGGTATTGGGCGGGCTTCTTATGATGCAGCACAGGAGATCCGTTCGAAAGACATCACGCGTGATGAAGGGGTGGCGCTGGTTCAGCGCTTTGACGGTGAATTTCCGGAACGATTCTTCGACGAGATCTTGTCCTACCTCAGCCTGCCGGATGCTGAATTTCCAATAGCGGCACGGCATTTCGAGCAGCCTATCATGACCCGTAGTTCTTTCGAGAACCTGACGGATCGGTTTCGCTCCCCTCATCTTTGGCAACATTCGGATGCACGGTGGTCGCTGCGCCACCGTGTCACCTGAGCGGGAGCTTAACCATGAAGATTCTGGGGATTCACAAGGATCCTTGGCACGATACCGGGGCTGCCGTCATCCGGGATGACGGTGATGGCCCCCGTTACGTGCATGTCGCCGAGGAGCGGTTGGACCGGATTAAGAACTCCAGGGCTTTTCCAGAGCGCTCCATCGAATCCTGTCTGGCCGCCGCAGGTATTGGCAGCGTGGAGAACCTGGATCTGGTTGTGATGGACCACATCCGCGATAGTACGGATTGGCGCCGTGATCATTTCCGCCAGCCATGCCGGACCGATGTTTTCCTTGCCGATGTTCCGCCTGATCGGCTGCGCATTATCAATCATCATCTGGCGCATGCCTGCTCGGCCTTCTATTCATCCCCTTTTCCTCGAGCGGCCGTCCTGGTTGTGGATGGGCGCGGTTCGAACGATGAAACACAGAGCTTATGGCGTGCCGGCCCCCAGGGGCTGGAACTCGTCTCGCACACCACCTGCATCGGCATCGGGCTGCTCTATGCCGCAGTTACTCAGGCCATCGGTTTCGGCCTTCTGCAGGAAGGCAAGACCATGGGGCTTGCCCCTTATGGTGGGCAGGGGGCGAGGATCTTCGAGTTTCCGCATGTCTTCGATGGGATCGTCACCGACTATGCCGGTTTCTGCGCTTGGGGCAGTTATGATATTCTAGCCTCTCATCCACCTTTGGACAGTTTTGCAGCCAAAGCGCAGGCTGCTTGGGAGGTGCAGGATGAGTGCGAGCGGGCCATGCTGCACCTCGCTCGCCATGCGCGCGAGGCTACCGGCGAGGAATATTTGTGCATCTCCGGTGGTGTGGGGCTGAATTCTGTCGCCAATTACAAAGTGCTGCAGTCAGGCATTTTCCGAGATGTCTTCGTCAACCCGGCCTGCTCGGACACCGGCATTGCACTTGGGGCGGCCCTTTACGGTTATCATGTGGAAGGGAAAGCAGACCATCGGCGCGCCGGCATCTCTCCCTATATTGGTCCTGTCTACGATCAGGGGCGGATTGACCGGGCGCTCGCCAGCATCGGCCTCCCCGTATTGGATGGCGATGTGGTGTGCCAAGCCGCCCGCTTGCTGGTGGGTGACGCCATCCTCGGATGTTTCCAGAGAGGTTCCGAAATGGGACCGCGCGCCCTTGGCAACCGCAGCATCCTGGTCAATCCGCTGATCGCGGACAACAAGGATCGTCTGAACAACCGGGTCAAGCACCGCGAACATTTCCGTCCCTTCGCTCCTGCGGTTTTGGTGGAGCATGTATCTGAGTATTTTGAACTCGACAGGCCTTGTCCTCACATGTTGATGGTGGCCGTCATTCGGCCGGAGAAGCGCTCGCTGATACCGGCGGTCACCCATGTGGACGGCACTGGGCGGTTGCAGACGGTGGCGAAGGAGGACAACCCTATTTTTTATTCGCTGATCGAGGCCTTTGGGCAGGAGACCGGGGTGCCTGTGCTGCTGAACACATCCTTCAACGTGAATGCCGAGCCGATCGTCGAGACGCCAGAGGACGCGGTGCGCTGCTTCCTGGGCACCGAAATCGATGCTCTTCTGATTGGGGAGCGACTGGTTCTCAAACCTGCCGCCGAGGAGATTCTGTGTCGATGACACCTGATATTGCCATTGATCTTTCCGGGCAGGCGGAGCGCTTTGCGCAGGACGGCTATCTGATCCTTCGCGGTGCTGCTGCTGGACTTTCCGAGTTTCAGGCGTTGCGCGACGAAGTGCAGCGCTATGGACGCCGCTTTACCGCGGCTTTCGACCTTGACAGCGATTCCTGGCTTGAGAGCATTGGCGAAGAAGACCTGGGCACCTTCTATCGCGGCCTGCGTTACCTGCCGTCCTTGACGCGGCTGGCAGCCTGTGATGCTTTCTTGAATTTGGCCAAGCAGCTTGGCCTTGGCTTTCCAGTCGTGATGCATTGCTACAACTTGCGCATGGATCGTCCGCAGGCCGACCGCCACCTGTTCCGATGGCATCAGGACTCCACCTATCTCCTTGGATCGCACAATGCGGTGACCGCCTGGATTCCACTGGGTCGGGTTGGTCCCGGTCTCGGTAGCATTGAGGTCGTGCCCGGCAGCCACCGAGCCGGTCTCCGGCCCTTCATTGCCACCCGGCCGGATGTGATGGACAAGAATGCCGCGCTGTCTCCTGCGGATTTGGCGCTGGAGCGTGAGCCGGAGGGGGGGATTGAGGTTGAAGCCGAGGCTGGGGACATCGTGGTGTTCTCCCAACTCCTGCTTCATCGCAGCACCCCGAACCGGTCCAGATGCATCCGTTGGACCGTCCAAGCCCGTTTTGCCGATCTGGATGAGGCTGGCTTCCGGGAGGCAGGATTCCCCATGGGCGATGCGACGACGATTTTCCGGAGCCCCTATCTTGCCAAATTCCACCACTGACTCCAGAGCAGATCCCATGTCCGATACGTCCCCCACCGCATCTCAGGCATTAGAGGAAGTCGGCTTGCTGCGGGCGCGGAACGATGAGCGCACGCTCAACTACTACGAGGAATTGGCCAAGACTTACGATGCCGATCCTGCGGGAGCGTTGCTGAAGCTCTGGTCATTTGCCGTTCATGCTCCACGCCAAGCTGTTACGGATTTTCTGGTCCGCTACGAGCTTTTCAAGAAAATTCTGGATGTGCCGGGCTGCGTTGCAGAGTTCGGTGTCTATAATGGCCAGGGGCTGATGAGCTTCGCCCAGTTCAGCGCCATCCTGGAGCCCAACCATGTCCAGCGTGTGATTTACGGTTTCGACACCTTCGAAGGCGTTCCCCACGTGAGTAAGGAAGACGCTGCCCCCGGAACTGCCGAGAACATCCGGGTGGGCGGCTTCCGGGTGGATTCCTACGATCGCCTAACCCAGGCCATTGCGCTGTTTGATCATAACCGCTTCATCGGTCACCGGCCTAAGGTTGCTCTGGTCAAGGGAGATATCCGGGAAAGCGTCAGCCGCTTTCTTGAAGAGAATCCTCATGTGATTTTTGCGATGCTGTACTTGGACATCGATATTTTCGAGCCCACCCGCATCGTTTTGGACACTCTGCTGGAGCGTGTGCCGAAGGGAGGAATTGTGGCGTTCGATGAGTTGAACACACCGGCCTATCCTGGCGAAACGATGGCATTGCTGAGAACCATGGACCTTGGGCAGGTGGAGTTGAAGCGTCTGCCTTTCTGTAGCCGAATCTCTTATTTTGTCCGTTGACCCCATGTCCGGTAGTGTTCTCTCGCCCGGTTCTGTGCGTTTGGATGCTTATGCCGGCTCCATGTTTCAGCATGATCGTCTGCATCCTCGTTGGATCGACGATTGCGCCCGTTACCTGCGTGTCGTCTTTGGCGACCGACTTGAAGGTGCGTGCGTGCTTGACTATGGGTTCGGCCGTGGCAATTGGGCATTGGCTTTCCGCAAAGCGGGGGCCCGACGCGTGGTGGCCATTGATGCGGCTGAAGGCAATGTGCGCCGTTTTTCCGATTTTCTCCACCGGGACCAGCTGTCTGGCATTGAGGTGATCCATGGCGATGCTCTGGTGGAGCCTTTGGCATACAACGTGGACCATGTCTGGCTCTATGGCGTGCTTCATCATGTCGGTCAGCCCGGGCTGCTGCTTGAGCGTCTGAGCGCAGCCGCGTCGGGTCCGCAATCCCATTTGCTAGTTTATGCCTATGACCGCGGCAGTGTACGCGAGACCATCGTCGGTCTGGTGCGGGAGGTTGTGCTTTATGAGGAGGTGGCCGAATTCACGATGGCGTCCGGCCTCTTTTGCCCCGCCGCCCGTTTGCGGGCTCGCGATGATCTGACGGCACCGATCATCCGGTGGTACAGCGCGGTCGAACTGGAACAGCAGGTGCGGGAGCATGGTTGGAGAGTGATTGCCCGCCCCCCTGACTTTCCGGTTTTCCTCGGCCGGCCGGGCACAGGAGAATTCGCACCGCACCATCTGCTTTGCGCCCGTGAGGCAGGCAGGCTGGAAGAGACGTCATCTTCCGCCGACATATCCGCAGCAGCGGCGGAGGATACGGCTGCAGATTGTGCGGCACTTCGGGCCCTGTGGGATGATCTCAAGGCTGGGTGTTCGGCGGAGCGTATGGCACATATCGGCATTGGGCTGTTCAATGCTCATTTCGCTGCTCTTGCATACACCGGACGGGTGGAGGAAGCCCTGATCCAGGATTTCCTCCATCTCGCCTTCCAATGTGAGGACTCCGGCGTTTCGGTGCGCTCAGAGTGTTCACGCCATTATCGTGTCCTGGCCGCCCTGTCCGCCGCTGATCGGCCTCGTGCTTCATTGGCCGCCGCACTGCCCGGCCATATTGCTCGTCATTTGGCCGGGCAGGCGATTCGTTTCTAGGGCCTGTTGACATTTGAGGAACGAAAGGGGATTCCGCTGGCCTCTGAAATCTGATTCAAGGCTTCCAAAAAGGAGGTATCCTTGGATCGGATGGTTCTGCGGGACGATCAGTGGGAGCGGATAGCGGCGCTTCTTCCGGGCAAAGTCGGCGATCCCGGCCGCTCGGGGGCGGACAATCGGCTGTTTCTGGAGGCGGTCCTGTGGATCGTCCGTGTTGGGTCACCCTGGCGGGACTTGCCCGAAGCCTTCGGTAATTGGAACTCGGTGTTCCAACGCTTTCGCCGATGGGCCAAGGCCGGTGTCTTCGATGAGGTCTTCGCCGCCTTATCGAGCGACGCGGACTTCGAGTACGCGATCATCGATGGAACGATTGTCCGGGTGCATCAGCACGGCACCGGCGCAAGGGGGGGACTCAGGCTCAGGCCATTGGCCGCTCTCGCGGTACGCATCCGGTGAATGCCGCGGTTAGGCAGCTTTCGTCTTCTCGCGGATTGCCTTCCAGTTCCAGGGCAGTAGTTTGTGCAGGCGGGTCTGGGGGATGTCGTTGATGCGGGCGAGCACGTCGGCGAGCCACGCCTGGGGATCGACGTCGTTGAGCTTCGCCGTGATGATCAGGCCGTACATGATCGCCGCTCGCTGCCCGCCGCGATCGGAGCCGCAGAACAGCCACGCTTTTCTGCCCAAAGCGATCCCGCGCAGGCTACGTTCGGCTGCGTTGTTTGTCAGGCACAGCCGGCCGTCGCTGAGGAACTTGGTGAAGCCGTCCCAGCGGGTCAGCATGTAGTCCATCGCCTTGGCCACGGGGGCATGGCGGGAGAGCCGGGCGCGTTCCGTCCGCATCCAGTCCTCCAGCGCGGCTACCAGGGTGACTCCGTGTTCCCGGCGGGCCGCCAGCCGCTCGGCCGCTGGCTTGCCGTTCAGGGCGCGCTCGAGATCGAAGAGGGCGTCGATGCGCCTTACGGCTTCCAGGGCCAGCGGTGAGATCGGCGGGGCGTCCTTGCCACGTCTGGTGTTCGCGGCGATGTCGGCCAGCTTGAAGAAGCCGCGCCGGGCATGCGCCCAGCACAGCACGTCGCTGATCGGCCCCGGCTGGCGGTCGGGTTCGTACAGCCGGTTATAGCCGGCGAACGCATCGGCCTGCAGCCAGCCTGTGAAGCCGGCCAGATGCCGTTCGGGATGTTCGCCCTTGCGGTCTCGCGAATAGTGGAACAGCGCTGCCGGTGGGGCTTGGCCGGCAAATGGCCGGTCATCACGCACATACACCCACAACCGCCCGGTGTCTGTCTTGCCCTTGGCCAGCACGGGCACCGGCGTGTCGTCCCCATGCAGCCGCTCGGCTGCCAGTACATGCGCGGCGATCAGGTCGTGCAGCGGCTTCAGCACCGCCGCGGCGGTGCCCACTTGGTCGGCCAGGGTGGACAGGCTGAGCGGCACACCCTCCCGTGCGAAGCGTTCGGCCTGCCGGTTCAGCGGCTGATGCTGGCCGAACTTCTCGAACAGCAGGGTGGCCAGCAGGTTGGGGCCGGCCCAGCCGCGCGGGGTGGCGTGGAACGGCGCCGGTGGCTGGCTGATCGTCTCGCAGGCCCGGCAAGAGAACCGCTCGCGCACCGTCTGGATCACCTTCCACTGGCGCGGGATCACCTCCAGCGTCTCGGTGATCGTTTCGCCCAGCCGGCACAGCTTGTCCGAGCCGCAGCACGGGCAGCTCGCCGGGGCCGGCACAACGACGCGCTCGCGCGGCAGATGCTCGGGAAAGGGCTGGCGCGACGGCCGCTTGCGGGTGAAGGCCGCCACCGCGGTAGTTTTGGCCGCAGCCTGCTCGGCCGCCAGCTCGTCCTCGCTGGCCGTCGCTTCCAGCTCTTCGAGTTGGAACTCCAACTGGTCCAGAAGACGCGCCTTGCGCTCGGAACGCGTGCCGTAGAGCTCGCGCCGGAGCTTCTCGATTTCCAGCTTCAGGCTGGCGATCAGCGCCTCGGTGTTGGATGCCATCGCCCTGGCCCGGGCCGCGTCGGCTTCCGCCGCGTCCGCCCGCGCCTCGGCCTGCGCCAAGGCGGCGCGCAGGCTGGCAATGTCGTCGGGCGGGGCGGCGGTCATGGCGCCAGTTTACCTGGAAACGCGCCGTTGAGCCGCCGCAATCGCCCCTGAACCGGTGCGTCGATTCACCGTGTCGCAGTCACCCCGCGGCCTCGGGGCGCCAGGTCTTCTGCGGGTTGCGCCAGTCGATGCCCTCGAGCAGATAGCCCATCTGTCCAACCGAGATGGACACCGCACCGTCCGCCGGCCTCGGCCAGATGAACCGGCCCCGCTCCAGCCTCTTCATGAACAGGCAACTGCCCTGGCCGTCATACCAGATGATCTTCACCAGATCGCCCCGGCGCCCGCGGAAAATGAAAAGATGACCGCTGTGCGGGTCTTGGGCGAAGCGTTCCTGCACCAGCAGCGCCAAGCTTGCCCAGCCCTTGCGCATGTCGGTGTGCCCGCTGGCCAGCCACACCCGCACGCCACTCGGCACCGGAATCATGCCAGGGCACCGACAACGGCCGCCGCCAGGGCCGGGTCGACCGGCCCTTCCAGACGCAGACGTGCCCCGCTGGGCAGGATGACCTCGAGGATCGCTGGGCTCATCTCCGGCGCCGCCGGAGGCGGCAATGGCGTATGAGGCTCCGCGACCGGCGGTTCCATCACGCTCGGCTCCGGCGCGATGGTCACCGCGACAAAGCTGGGCGGTTCGGCCACGGAGGTCCCGCCGACCTTCATCAGGTCCCGCCAGCGATACAGCAGGCTTTCGTGCACGCCCAGCCGACGGGCCGCCTCCGTCACCACCACGCCGGGCCGGAACGCCTCCTCAACCATCCGCACCTTCTCCGCCGGCGTGTAGCTCCGCCGCCGTTCCCGGCCCGTCAAAACCTCGATACGCTGGTAAGCCATGACGTTTGCAACTCGTTTGCGTCCGCGCGATGACGCGCAACGCAAAACTCAGACGCCGGACCCTACTTTGCCAAGGCGGCACTCACCGGAGGCGTACCTCTCGCGGCGGACTGACGACCAAGATCCTGGCCGTCGTCGATGGGTTGGGAAACCTTGGGCGCTTCATCCTGCTGCCGGGCCAACGACATGACAGCGTTGGCGTCGAACCGGTGCTGGACGGTATCGAGTTCTCCGCCTTGCTGGCTGATAGAGCCTTCGACAGCAACGCCATCCGCACCTTGATCGCCGAGCGTGGCGCGGTCGCCGTCATTCCGTCCAAGACCAGCCGCACCACTCCGATTCCCCATGACGCCGAAATGTACAAATGGCGCCATCTGGTCGAGAACTTCTTCTGCAAAATCAAGGAATTTCGCCGTATTGCCACGCGATACGACAAAACAGACACAAGCTACGCCGCTGCCATCAACCTCGTCGCTACCGTCTTGGCAACACGGTGAATGTCAACAGACCCTAATCGGTAGCCAGCCGGGGGCTTGTTGGAGCGCCGGCTGTTTCCGGCCCTTTTGGTTTTCCGTACGAGTCGCGTTCAACCAATACGCTTCAGATAGGCTCCCGGCCAGTAGGTGACGGGCTCCCGTACCAGGCCTTCATTGAAAAGCCAGGGCGG is drawn from Azospirillum lipoferum 4B and contains these coding sequences:
- the tnpA gene encoding IS66-like element accessory protein TnpA, yielding MTIQRVEVITGLERRRQFSDEEKLRLVEEAFQPGVKATEVARRLGVDVSLLYRWRRQFFGQQPRLPAFMPITVATDAPAPEEMTEPTAAPAGPPAGLIEVEFATARVRITGAVDPALVGTVIAALSGRPA
- a CDS encoding nucleotidyltransferase family protein; protein product: MLDWKLMALGPEQPILDALRRFEDNHEQICLVVDPDDRLLGTITEGDVRRALLGNLTLQSPVQAIMTKHPIQVRSGTSAPAMLRLMRHHVIRYIPVVDEHGRVQALQGLQDLIMPTRDNSVVLMAGGEGRRLRPLTETCPKPMVRIGTKPILELILQEFIDQGFHKFYISINYLGDKIKQYFGDGSFWNVEINYLKENDKMGTAGALSLLPERPRQPIIVMNGDLLTRVNFQELLDHHEVAGNAITLGIRDYAVEIPYGVVILDNQRVTGLMEKPTHRYSINCGVYALDPRCLELVPRHMSTDMPKLMQDAIDAGWSVGGFPIDEYWIDIGRMSDLERANREYMQLFPQPGHTSQTLSADTP
- a CDS encoding N-acetyl sugar amidotransferase, whose translation is MDLDAFRPDHPEPPALYGLPKTVLFCRSCVISNQRPNSAVEYRHTRQSTKATIHFSEDGLCDACRQAERKRMEIDWNARDRELRELCDRFRRNDGRYDCLVPGSGGKDSFYAAHILKHRYGMKPLTVTWAPHVYTEWGWQNFQAWIGAGFDNYLATPSGRTHRLLTRLAVENLFHPFQPFMIGQKALAPRMAALMNIPLVFYGENEAEYGNPIQDAERAERDWQYFALSDPDQVHLSGVSVRELTEEYGIDRSDMQIYMPCDPQMLSDQNVQVHYLGYYLKWHPQSCYYYAVEHGNFQASPERTPGTYSKYNSIDDRIDDLHYYTTFIKFGIGRASYDAAQEIRSKDITRDEGVALVQRFDGEFPERFFDEILSYLSLPDAEFPIAARHFEQPIMTRSSFENLTDRFRSPHLWQHSDARWSLRHRVT
- a CDS encoding carbamoyltransferase family protein, with the protein product MKILGIHKDPWHDTGAAVIRDDGDGPRYVHVAEERLDRIKNSRAFPERSIESCLAAAGIGSVENLDLVVMDHIRDSTDWRRDHFRQPCRTDVFLADVPPDRLRIINHHLAHACSAFYSSPFPRAAVLVVDGRGSNDETQSLWRAGPQGLELVSHTTCIGIGLLYAAVTQAIGFGLLQEGKTMGLAPYGGQGARIFEFPHVFDGIVTDYAGFCAWGSYDILASHPPLDSFAAKAQAAWEVQDECERAMLHLARHAREATGEEYLCISGGVGLNSVANYKVLQSGIFRDVFVNPACSDTGIALGAALYGYHVEGKADHRRAGISPYIGPVYDQGRIDRALASIGLPVLDGDVVCQAARLLVGDAILGCFQRGSEMGPRALGNRSILVNPLIADNKDRLNNRVKHREHFRPFAPAVLVEHVSEYFELDRPCPHMLMVAVIRPEKRSLIPAVTHVDGTGRLQTVAKEDNPIFYSLIEAFGQETGVPVLLNTSFNVNAEPIVETPEDAVRCFLGTEIDALLIGERLVLKPAAEEILCR
- a CDS encoding phytanoyl-CoA dioxygenase family protein, with amino-acid sequence MTPDIAIDLSGQAERFAQDGYLILRGAAAGLSEFQALRDEVQRYGRRFTAAFDLDSDSWLESIGEEDLGTFYRGLRYLPSLTRLAACDAFLNLAKQLGLGFPVVMHCYNLRMDRPQADRHLFRWHQDSTYLLGSHNAVTAWIPLGRVGPGLGSIEVVPGSHRAGLRPFIATRPDVMDKNAALSPADLALEREPEGGIEVEAEAGDIVVFSQLLLHRSTPNRSRCIRWTVQARFADLDEAGFREAGFPMGDATTIFRSPYLAKFHH
- a CDS encoding TylF/MycF/NovP-related O-methyltransferase, with product MSDTSPTASQALEEVGLLRARNDERTLNYYEELAKTYDADPAGALLKLWSFAVHAPRQAVTDFLVRYELFKKILDVPGCVAEFGVYNGQGLMSFAQFSAILEPNHVQRVIYGFDTFEGVPHVSKEDAAPGTAENIRVGGFRVDSYDRLTQAIALFDHNRFIGHRPKVALVKGDIRESVSRFLEENPHVIFAMLYLDIDIFEPTRIVLDTLLERVPKGGIVAFDELNTPAYPGETMALLRTMDLGQVELKRLPFCSRISYFVR
- a CDS encoding class I SAM-dependent methyltransferase, whose amino-acid sequence is MFQHDRLHPRWIDDCARYLRVVFGDRLEGACVLDYGFGRGNWALAFRKAGARRVVAIDAAEGNVRRFSDFLHRDQLSGIEVIHGDALVEPLAYNVDHVWLYGVLHHVGQPGLLLERLSAAASGPQSHLLVYAYDRGSVRETIVGLVREVVLYEEVAEFTMASGLFCPAARLRARDDLTAPIIRWYSAVELEQQVREHGWRVIARPPDFPVFLGRPGTGEFAPHHLLCAREAGRLEETSSSADISAAAAEDTAADCAALRALWDDLKAGCSAERMAHIGIGLFNAHFAALAYTGRVEEALIQDFLHLAFQCEDSGVSVRSECSRHYRVLAALSAADRPRASLAAALPGHIARHLAGQAIRF
- a CDS encoding IS66-like element ISAli10 family transposase produces the protein MTAAPPDDIASLRAALAQAEARADAAEADAARARAMASNTEALIASLKLEIEKLRRELYGTRSERKARLLDQLEFQLEELEATASEDELAAEQAAAKTTAVAAFTRKRPSRQPFPEHLPRERVVVPAPASCPCCGSDKLCRLGETITETLEVIPRQWKVIQTVRERFSCRACETISQPPAPFHATPRGWAGPNLLATLLFEKFGQHQPLNRQAERFAREGVPLSLSTLADQVGTAAAVLKPLHDLIAAHVLAAERLHGDDTPVPVLAKGKTDTGRLWVYVRDDRPFAGQAPPAALFHYSRDRKGEHPERHLAGFTGWLQADAFAGYNRLYEPDRQPGPISDVLCWAHARRGFFKLADIAANTRRGKDAPPISPLALEAVRRIDALFDLERALNGKPAAERLAARREHGVTLVAALEDWMRTERARLSRHAPVAKAMDYMLTRWDGFTKFLSDGRLCLTNNAAERSLRGIALGRKAWLFCGSDRGGQRAAIMYGLIITAKLNDVDPQAWLADVLARINDIPQTRLHKLLPWNWKAIREKTKAA
- the tnpB gene encoding IS66 family insertion sequence element accessory protein TnpB (TnpB, as the term is used for proteins encoded by IS66 family insertion elements, is considered an accessory protein, since TnpC, encoded by a neighboring gene, is a DDE family transposase.), with the translated sequence MIPVPSGVRVWLASGHTDMRKGWASLALLVQERFAQDPHSGHLFIFRGRRGDLVKIIWYDGQGSCLFMKRLERGRFIWPRPADGAVSISVGQMGYLLEGIDWRNPQKTWRPEAAG